Genomic window (Desulforegula conservatrix Mb1Pa):
AGATCGATACGAACGTGGATCTGTCATGCTCACAAGTAATCTTCCCTTTTCCAAATGGGAGCAGATTTTCAAGGATCCCATGACTACCGCCGCTGCCATTGACAGACTTGTACATCATAGCATCATTCTTGAACTTAACTTGCCAAGCTACAGGCTGGAAAAGTCAAAACAGAAAATTAACGAGGAAAAAAGTGAGGAAAATGCGCCTTAAATTAGGAAACTGGATCGGGAATTATAACTGTCGCTGACACGGAAAAATAATTGTCGTTGATCACCTTTCAGCCATTTCTTTCGCTTTTGCCCTGAATTCAGGGCTTACTTTGTTTTCGTATGCGAGCATGTTTTCCCCCTCATCCCCGCCTTCTCCCCCGAAGCTGTCGGAGAAGGAGTTTGTTTAAATCTCCCTTGCCCCCTTTAAAAGGGGGAATACTTGTAGAATTCCCTTTCATTTTTGAAAAAGGGAATACGTGCGGAAGGCCATCGGCCATTTAATTTTCAACTATCAATTATCAATCTCCCACTCTCCACTTTCAACTATCCACTCTCCTCTTACTCCATCCCCTGTCTCTTTTTCATGGCGAACACCAACACCATGCCAAGGCCAGAAAATCCATTTTATAGATTTAAGAAAAGACAATGGAGGGATCATGAAACAGTACATCATCGACAGATTGAAGGAGCCATCCACATGGCGCGGGCTTGTTTTGATAGCTACAGCGCTCGGCGCAAAAATATCACCAGACCAAACCGAGGCCATTGTTCTTGCCGGGATCGGGATTGTCGGCCTCATCGGCACATTTGCGAAGGGATAAGCGATGTCTTCTGTAACGATAGAATTCTGGCCGCTTCTGTCTGGAATAGGTCTGCTCCTGGTGTCTTTTTTAGGCTTTGTGTTCGCTGCCGGGAAAATACTGCTTTCCCAGACCGACAAGCGGCTGGATCAGAGATTCGTGGCCCTTGAGACGATCAGGGCGGAAACAGCCAAAAACTGGGAAGACAAGTTCACTACCCTGATGATCAGCTTCCGGGAAGAAGCAAAGGGCTGGCAAAACCTTGAGAAGGATTTTCTCAAATATCAGAACGTCATTTCCAGGGAATATGTCCGGCGTGAGGACTATATCCGCAACCAGACGATAATCGAGGCCAAGCTCGACGGCGTGGCCATGAGAATAGAAAACCTGCAACTGAAAGGATTACGCGAGTGTTAGATCCTGCAAAAACCAGAAGAGAATCAATGCGCTGGTACATTCTCCTGACCCTCAATAACGCCAGGCCCATAGGCGCTTATGAGGAGCTTGTGCTCGCCACCATCCAGGGTATTTATACTGATGCCACGGCACTGGAGCTAAGGCGGGAGCTTGATTATCTGGAAGACCGCAAGCTTGTGAATCTGAAAAAAGAGCCGGGCGGAAGATGGTTCGCAGATCTGACCAGATACGGGGTTGATGTGGTCGAATATACGCTTGAATGCGAGCCGGGCATCGCGAGGCCCAATAAATATTATTGAATCCCCCCGGCCCCCTTTGAAAGGGGGAACTAATACAAGGAAGGGCTTTAATGCGAAATCGAACCAAATCGATTCTAAGGCCCAAAAAAGAAAAAGACGCCCTGATGTATTCAAAAGGCAGGGTGAAGAGTTTTTAAACGGTGTTTAAACACCTTCTCGGATGGATTTGAATAATGCCCAAACCCAGCAGCATAGAAATTTTGCCACAGGCGGTCAAAGAGTGGCTGGACACGACTCTGGTTGAAAAGAATTTCAGCGGATATCAGCTGCTCGAAAATGAGCTTAAAGAGCGCGGATATCAGATCAGCAAGAGCGCTATCCACAGATACGGGCAGAATTTTGAAAAAAGACTCGCGGCTGTCAGACTTTCAACAGAACAGGCCAAGGCTATTGTCGATGCCTCACCCGATGATGAAGGTGCTGTAAACGATGCTCTCATGAGACTGGTTCAGGACAAGCTTTTTAATGTCCTTATAGATCTGGAAGTTGACCCTGCAAAAGTGAATTTTGGTTCCCTCGCAAGGGCAGTGGCAGAACTTGGCCGGGCTTCTGTTACCCAGAAGAAATGGGCTTCAGAGGTAAAGAAAAAGGCAGAGGAAGCGGCGGCCACAGTTGTCCAGGCAGCCAGAAAAGGCGGTCTTAGTGATGATACCGTGGACGAGATCAAGCGTAGGATACTGGGGATAGCATCATGACAATTACCGAAATTACTGATCCGCTTGCCGATCCGCTTGTTCAATATCAGAAGGCCTGGGCCGAAGATCAGTCAGAAGTGGCCATCATAGAAAAGTCCAGACGTACAGGCATTTCATGGACTGAGGCTGGAATAACAACGCTTGAGGCATCTGCCAAGTCCGGCATGAATGCCTGGTACATCGGCTACAACAAGGACATGGCTTACGAGTTCATTCTGTACTGCGCCTGGTGGGCCAAGCTCTACAACCTCGCGGCCGGAGAAATCGAGGAAACTGAGGAAGTCTTTAAAGATGGCGATGAAAGCAAGTCCATCCTTTCCTTTATAATTCGTTTTGATTCCGGCTGGCGCATCACGGCTCTTTCATCCAGACCTGCCAACCTTCGAGGCAAGCAGGGCCGGGTTATCATAGATGAAGCTGCTTTCCACGAACAGCTCGGAGAACTTCTGAAAGCGGCAATGGCTCTTTTGATGTGGGGCGGCAAGGTTCGCATTATTTCCACACACAACGGCGTGGATAACGAATTCAACGAAGTCATTACAGAGGTCAGGTCAGGCAAAAAACCTTACAGCCTGCACAGGGTGACCCTTGATGAGGCCCTGGAAGACGGAATTTACAAAAGAATCTGCATCAAGCTTGGGAAAAAATGGAGTCCTGAAGCAGAAGCTGTCTGGCGTCAGAACCTCCTGGATTTTTATGGAGACGCGGCTGACGAGGAACTTTGCTGCATACCAAGCAAGAGCGGCGGAACCTGGCTGCCCATAAGCCTGATAGAGGCAAGAATGAACAGGGACACGCCAGTTCTGCGGGTAGAAAGGACTGACGAATACACCCTTAAGCCTGAACCAGAAAGAATCGCTGACATTGCAGCCTGGTGCGAGGAAGAGCTTCTTCCACTGATTTCAAAAATACCAAAGAACTCAAAAACCGTTTTCGGCGAGGACTTTGCCAGAAGCGGAGACCTTACAGTCATAGCGCCTTTGATAATAGAGCAGGACTTGAGAAGGCGGTCTCCATTTGTTCTTGAAATAAGAAACATGCCTTTCAAGCAGCAGGAGCAGATCCTTTTTTATCTGGTTGACCGCTTGCCTGGCTTTTGCGGCGGAGTAATGGACGCGAGGGGCAATGGCCAGTACCTGGCCGAGGTCGCGGCCCAGAGATACGGAGTCGGCAGAATCATTCAGCTGATGCTGTCCGAGGGCTGGTATCTGGAAAACATGGCTCCGTTCAAGTCCGCAATGGAAGACGGATCGATCTACGATATTCCGGGTGACAAGGACATTCTCGCGGATATGAGGGCGTTCAAGATTATCAAGGGCGTCCCCAGAATTCAGGAAAGAAGCACAGACGGAAAAGGACAGAAAAGACACGGAGACGCGGGGATTGCCTTTGTTCTCGGATATTTTGCCTCACGAACAATGGACGGAATGTCTGACGTAATTGAGGTTATGACGGCCCTTCCGCGTGAATCGGACAGGCTTTTGAGGGGGTACAATGACTAACAGAACTGAAGGCATCTGGGTAAGCCCCACAGAGTTTATTTCCTTTTCAGATAATGCATCAGAACGTGCCGGACTTCTGACCGAACTTAACGGTTCAGGCATTTTAGGCGGTTTTGATCCAGCCTCATGGTTTGGCATTCTGCCTGATCCTGACCCCGTGCTTCAAAAGACCGGAGACGGGATCATGGCACTCCGGGCGCTTACATCAGACGACAAGGTGCTTTCCTGTATCCAGAACCGCAAGCTTGGAACACTCAAGAAACGTGATTTTGCCTTTACGCCAGGAACGAAAAAAGGCCTGGAGGCAAGTCCCGACGCTGTCCGGATTTGCGAGGCCCTGGAAAAGGATCTTGAAAACGTAGATCTCTACAACATCATGAGCCAGATGCTGGACGCTCCGTATTATGGAACGGCTTTTAGTGAGCTTATATGGGAACCAAGTGGCGGGAGTCTCAGGCTGAAAGAAATCAAACCAAGGCCTGCTGAATGGTTCGGGTTTGACGGTTTCCACAGGCCTGTGCTCCGGAATAATGAAAATGAGCCAATCCAGTTTGGCAAGCTGGTCATGGCAAGACATTTCCATGACGCTGTCAATCCTTATGGACTCAGGCTTTTGTCCAGATGTTTCTGGCCTGTAGCGATCAAGAAAGGCGGAATCAAGTTCTGGACAATTCTTTGCGAGAGGTTTGGCATTCCCTGGGTCATTGGCAAGGTGAACGGCGATGAAAAAGCCAGAAGAGCAGCCGTGTCTCAGCTTACATCAATGGTTCAGAACGCCGTGGCCGTGGTTTCAAGCAATACGGAAGTCGAGATTAATACGCTTGATAACAAGGGCGGCAACATTCACTCAGACCTGATCCGCATGTGCGACACAGCCATAGCAAGGGTTTTGCACGGCCAGTCCATAACCAACGAAGGCGGTAAGACAGGCACTTTCGCGGAATCAAAAACCAGCTTCGACGCTCTGGGCGATTTCAGGGAAGCTGATGAGCATCTGATCATAACCTTCTGGCAGGAACTGGCCTGGATTTACACAAAGATAAACGCTCCTGAAGGAACACTGTCTCCAACTTTCAAATACATCGATCCGGAGGATTACGAGTCAAGGGCAAAGATAGACGAAGCAGTATCAAAGACAGGGGCAAAGTTCACCAAGGTCTATTACACCCGCAATTATGGATACAAAGATGATGAAATTGAAGTCGGGACTCCTGTTGAAGAGAAGCCAGCAAAAGAAGAAAAGCCGGAAGAGAAGCCTTCAAAAGAACCGGGTTCCGATTTTTCGACAAGAAATGAGGACGCAGGGTTTCAGGAACAAGACGATCCTGACCAGATCGCAATTGATGAAATGCTGGACGGACTCATTCCCGAAGCTGCGAACGCCCACGGAATAGCAAAAGCAATATCAGAAATAATAAGCCAGGCAGAATCCTTTGAGGATCTGGAAGCAAGGCTTGAACAGGTGCTTCCTGAACTCATGGGAGCTGAAGGAATGGAAGATGTGCTGACCAGGGCCATGGCAGCAGCTGATCTATGGGGACGCTTTACCGCAGGGAGGGAATAGTAATGGCAAAGCCTGAAGCCCTGCCCTTTAAAGAGGCCATTGCCTTCTGGGAATCCAAGGTTC
Coding sequences:
- a CDS encoding ATP-binding protein, translating into DRYERGSVMLTSNLPFSKWEQIFKDPMTTAAAIDRLVHHSIILELNLPSYRLEKSKQKINEEKSEENAP
- a CDS encoding DUF3486 family protein — translated: MPKPSSIEILPQAVKEWLDTTLVEKNFSGYQLLENELKERGYQISKSAIHRYGQNFEKRLAAVRLSTEQAKAIVDASPDDEGAVNDALMRLVQDKLFNVLIDLEVDPAKVNFGSLARAVAELGRASVTQKKWASEVKKKAEEAAATVVQAARKGGLSDDTVDEIKRRILGIAS
- a CDS encoding terminase large subunit domain-containing protein → MTITEITDPLADPLVQYQKAWAEDQSEVAIIEKSRRTGISWTEAGITTLEASAKSGMNAWYIGYNKDMAYEFILYCAWWAKLYNLAAGEIEETEEVFKDGDESKSILSFIIRFDSGWRITALSSRPANLRGKQGRVIIDEAAFHEQLGELLKAAMALLMWGGKVRIISTHNGVDNEFNEVITEVRSGKKPYSLHRVTLDEALEDGIYKRICIKLGKKWSPEAEAVWRQNLLDFYGDAADEELCCIPSKSGGTWLPISLIEARMNRDTPVLRVERTDEYTLKPEPERIADIAAWCEEELLPLISKIPKNSKTVFGEDFARSGDLTVIAPLIIEQDLRRRSPFVLEIRNMPFKQQEQILFYLVDRLPGFCGGVMDARGNGQYLAEVAAQRYGVGRIIQLMLSEGWYLENMAPFKSAMEDGSIYDIPGDKDILADMRAFKIIKGVPRIQERSTDGKGQKRHGDAGIAFVLGYFASRTMDGMSDVIEVMTALPRESDRLLRGYND
- a CDS encoding phage portal protein family protein: MTNRTEGIWVSPTEFISFSDNASERAGLLTELNGSGILGGFDPASWFGILPDPDPVLQKTGDGIMALRALTSDDKVLSCIQNRKLGTLKKRDFAFTPGTKKGLEASPDAVRICEALEKDLENVDLYNIMSQMLDAPYYGTAFSELIWEPSGGSLRLKEIKPRPAEWFGFDGFHRPVLRNNENEPIQFGKLVMARHFHDAVNPYGLRLLSRCFWPVAIKKGGIKFWTILCERFGIPWVIGKVNGDEKARRAAVSQLTSMVQNAVAVVSSNTEVEINTLDNKGGNIHSDLIRMCDTAIARVLHGQSITNEGGKTGTFAESKTSFDALGDFREADEHLIITFWQELAWIYTKINAPEGTLSPTFKYIDPEDYESRAKIDEAVSKTGAKFTKVYYTRNYGYKDDEIEVGTPVEEKPAKEEKPEEKPSKEPGSDFSTRNEDAGFQEQDDPDQIAIDEMLDGLIPEAANAHGIAKAISEIISQAESFEDLEARLEQVLPELMGAEGMEDVLTRAMAAADLWGRFTAGRE